The Amycolatopsis viridis genome window below encodes:
- a CDS encoding ArsR/SmtB family transcription factor, whose amino-acid sequence MQEVELADQSVACCAGLASAPLGAGDAVELARVFKALGDPVRLRLLSMIASREGGEMCVCELTPAFELSQPTISHHLKLLRQAGLIDGERRGTWVYYWAVPATMNRLASVLRSPPRERV is encoded by the coding sequence ATGCAGGAAGTGGAGCTGGCCGACCAGTCCGTTGCGTGCTGTGCCGGACTGGCGTCCGCACCGTTGGGCGCTGGGGACGCCGTCGAGCTGGCCCGGGTGTTCAAGGCGCTGGGCGATCCGGTGCGGCTGCGGCTGCTGTCGATGATCGCCTCCCGGGAAGGCGGCGAGATGTGCGTGTGCGAGCTGACCCCGGCGTTCGAACTGTCCCAGCCGACCATCTCGCATCACCTGAAACTGTTGCGCCAGGCCGGCCTCATCGACGGCGAGCGGCGCGGCACCTGGGTTTACTACTGGGCAGTGCCCGCCACGATGAACCGTCTCGCCTCCGTGCTGCGTTCCCCGCCACGAGAGCGGGTGTGA
- a CDS encoding VOC family protein — protein sequence MIDMTLPTLSQVVLDCTEPRRLAEFYRELLGLVYRAGDEDGDLDWLVLRTPDGVPQLAFQQVGSLPEATWPDGPVPQQLHLDITVPSKHDLDAQHERVLRLGGRLLRDQSDDPVEPLRVYADPAGHPFCLFVPPSPAATR from the coding sequence ATGATCGACATGACGCTACCGACCCTGAGCCAGGTCGTCCTCGACTGCACCGAACCCCGCCGCCTCGCCGAGTTCTACCGCGAACTGCTCGGGCTGGTGTACCGGGCGGGCGACGAGGACGGCGATCTCGACTGGCTGGTGCTGCGGACCCCGGACGGCGTGCCCCAGCTGGCGTTCCAGCAGGTCGGCTCCCTGCCGGAGGCGACGTGGCCGGACGGCCCGGTCCCGCAGCAGCTGCACCTCGACATCACGGTGCCTTCGAAGCACGACCTGGACGCCCAGCACGAGCGGGTCCTGCGCCTGGGCGGACGGCTGCTGCGCGACCAGAGCGACGACCCCGTGGAGCCGCTGCGCGTGTACGCCGACCCGGCCGGCCATCCGTTCTGCCTCTTCGTGCCGCCGTCGCCGGCCGCTACCAGGTGA
- a CDS encoding cation diffusion facilitator family transporter encodes MGHGHGHGHQLPASASGRHQSRLAAALGIGVAFLVLEVVVGVATGSLALISDAGHMLTDVLGLGMALTAIVLARRSGPTYRRTFGLYRAEVLAALANALLLFAVAGYVVFEAVQRIAEPPEVPGLPVLLVAAGGLAANVVAFALLREGATESLNLRGAYLEVLADLIGSIGVLISGAITLTTGWRYADPIVGVAIGLFVLPRTVALARRALRILFQHAPADLDVERISADLAALAGVCDVHDLHVWTLTSGMEVASAHLTLERAAQPAEVLAAAQTLLADEYSIKHATLQCEPRESAARCNELRW; translated from the coding sequence ATGGGACACGGCCACGGACACGGGCACCAGCTGCCTGCCAGCGCGTCGGGCCGCCATCAGTCACGGCTGGCCGCGGCGCTCGGGATCGGGGTCGCGTTCCTGGTCCTCGAGGTCGTCGTCGGGGTGGCCACCGGGTCGCTCGCGCTGATCTCCGACGCCGGTCACATGCTGACCGACGTCCTCGGCCTCGGCATGGCGCTCACGGCGATCGTCCTGGCGCGCCGGTCGGGGCCGACGTACCGGCGCACGTTCGGGCTGTACCGCGCCGAGGTGCTCGCCGCCCTGGCCAACGCCCTCCTGCTCTTCGCGGTCGCCGGTTACGTGGTCTTCGAAGCCGTCCAGCGGATCGCGGAGCCACCCGAGGTGCCCGGGCTCCCGGTGCTGCTCGTGGCCGCCGGCGGGCTGGCCGCGAACGTCGTCGCGTTCGCGCTGCTGCGCGAGGGCGCCACGGAAAGCCTCAACCTCCGCGGCGCGTACCTGGAGGTGCTCGCCGACCTGATCGGCTCGATCGGTGTGCTGATCAGCGGCGCGATCACGCTCACCACGGGCTGGCGTTACGCCGACCCCATCGTGGGTGTGGCGATCGGACTGTTCGTGCTGCCGCGGACCGTCGCGCTGGCCCGGCGGGCACTGCGCATCCTGTTCCAGCACGCCCCCGCGGACCTCGACGTCGAGCGCATCAGCGCGGACCTCGCCGCCCTTGCCGGGGTGTGCGACGTGCACGACCTGCACGTGTGGACGCTCACGTCGGGCATGGAGGTCGCCTCGGCGCACCTCACCTTGGAACGCGCCGCGCAGCCGGCCGAGGTGCTCGCCGCCGCGCAGACCCTCCTGGCGGACGAGTACTCCATCAAACACGCCACGCTCCAGTGCGAACCGCGCGAATCGGCGGCGCGCTGCAACGAACTCCGCTGGTGA
- the arsM gene encoding arsenite methyltransferase — protein MGEQTTDLRETVRERYAAAAVQVAEGGVACCGPEPVEVNENFGSTLYAADERDALPAEAVAASLGCGNPTAVADLHPGERVLDLGSGGGIDVLLSARRVGPTGKAYGLDMTEEMLALALANAAKAGATNVEFLKGTIEAIPLPASTIDVVISNCVINLSTDKPAVFAETFRVLKPGGRIGISDVVADDALSPAQRAERGDHVGCIAGALSFTEYRQGLQAAGFTGIEITPTHAVADGMHSAIVRAAKPLSAEDAAITSATDSGGGVTSCCTPGERAADPSTTAAQAKAAAGCGCRH, from the coding sequence ATGGGTGAGCAGACCACTGACCTGCGGGAGACCGTGCGGGAGCGCTACGCCGCGGCGGCCGTGCAGGTCGCTGAAGGCGGAGTCGCGTGCTGCGGCCCGGAGCCGGTCGAGGTGAACGAGAACTTCGGCTCGACGCTCTACGCCGCCGATGAGCGCGACGCCCTGCCCGCCGAGGCCGTGGCCGCCTCCCTCGGCTGCGGCAACCCGACCGCGGTAGCCGATCTGCACCCCGGAGAGCGAGTACTGGACCTGGGTTCCGGCGGAGGCATCGACGTGCTGTTGTCCGCCCGCCGCGTCGGCCCCACGGGGAAGGCCTACGGCCTGGACATGACCGAAGAGATGCTCGCCCTGGCCCTCGCGAACGCCGCGAAGGCCGGAGCCACGAACGTCGAGTTCCTCAAGGGCACGATCGAGGCGATCCCGCTGCCCGCCAGCACGATCGATGTCGTGATCTCCAACTGCGTGATCAACCTGTCCACCGACAAGCCCGCCGTGTTCGCCGAGACCTTCCGCGTCCTCAAGCCCGGCGGCCGCATCGGAATCTCCGACGTCGTCGCCGACGATGCCCTCTCCCCGGCACAGCGTGCCGAACGCGGCGACCACGTCGGCTGCATCGCCGGCGCGCTGTCCTTCACCGAGTACCGCCAGGGCCTGCAAGCAGCCGGGTTCACGGGCATCGAGATCACCCCGACCCATGCCGTGGCCGACGGGATGCACTCGGCCATCGTCCGCGCCGCCAAGCCGCTCTCCGCTGAGGACGCGGCGATCACGTCGGCCACGGACTCCGGTGGTGGCGTGACCTCCTGCTGCACCCCCGGCGAGCGCGCGGCCGACCCGTCGACCACCGCCGCGCAGGCGAAGGCCGCCGCGGGCTGCGGCTGCCGGCATTGA
- the argS gene encoding arginine--tRNA ligase, whose amino-acid sequence MTPEALADLVRTSAERVLSTRGADTALLPAAVTVERPRNPEHGDYATNVALQVAKKAGLAPREFAQELADALAEATGIASAEIAGPGFVNLRLAADAQGEQIRQVLTLGDTYGRGTALAGRRINLEFVSANPTGPVHLGGTRWAAVGDALGRVLTAQGAEVTREYYFNDAGAQIDRFVRSLIAAAKGEPAPEDGYAGGYISDIAAEVLRQEPSALSLPEDERNETFRRVGVELMFAEIKNSLHQFGTDFDVYFHEDSLHSSGAVEKAVASLKENGSLYEADGAWWLRSTEFGDDKDRVVIKSDGAPAYIAGDIAYLQDKINRGFDLCIYMLGADHHGYIARLKAAASAMGHDPDVVEVLIGQLVNLVSDGKPVRMSKRAGTVITMEDLVEAVGVDAARYELTRYSVDSSLDIDLDLLRKSSDENPVYYVQYAHARLASLQRNAAELGLEYRDDADFGLLTLDREGDLIRTIGEFPTVVQRAAELREPHRVARYLESLAGAFHKFYAVAQVLPKGDEQATPLTFARLALCEAARQVFANGLALLGVSAPERM is encoded by the coding sequence GTGACTCCCGAGGCCCTAGCTGACCTGGTCCGTACGTCCGCCGAGCGGGTGCTCTCCACCCGCGGCGCCGACACCGCCCTGCTCCCCGCCGCGGTGACGGTCGAGCGCCCGCGCAACCCGGAGCACGGAGACTACGCCACCAACGTCGCGCTGCAGGTGGCGAAGAAGGCCGGCCTCGCCCCCCGCGAGTTCGCCCAGGAGCTCGCGGACGCGCTCGCGGAAGCGACCGGCATCGCCTCGGCCGAGATCGCCGGCCCGGGTTTCGTGAACCTCCGGCTGGCCGCCGACGCGCAGGGCGAGCAGATCCGCCAGGTGCTCACCCTCGGCGATACCTACGGCCGAGGCACCGCGCTGGCCGGCCGCCGGATCAACCTCGAGTTCGTCTCGGCCAACCCGACCGGCCCCGTCCACCTGGGCGGTACGCGCTGGGCCGCGGTGGGCGACGCGCTCGGCCGCGTCCTCACCGCGCAGGGCGCCGAGGTCACCCGCGAGTACTACTTCAACGACGCCGGCGCGCAGATCGACCGGTTCGTGCGGTCGCTGATCGCCGCCGCGAAGGGCGAGCCCGCGCCGGAGGACGGCTACGCCGGTGGCTACATCTCCGACATCGCCGCCGAGGTCCTGCGCCAGGAGCCCAGCGCGCTGTCGCTGCCGGAGGACGAGCGGAACGAGACGTTCCGCCGGGTCGGCGTCGAGCTGATGTTCGCCGAGATCAAGAACAGCCTGCACCAGTTCGGCACCGACTTCGACGTCTACTTCCACGAGGACTCGCTGCACAGCAGTGGCGCGGTGGAGAAGGCCGTGGCGAGCCTGAAGGAGAACGGCAGCCTCTACGAGGCCGACGGCGCCTGGTGGTTGCGCTCCACCGAATTCGGCGACGACAAGGACCGCGTGGTCATCAAGAGCGACGGCGCCCCCGCCTACATCGCCGGTGACATCGCCTACCTGCAGGACAAGATCAACCGCGGGTTCGACCTGTGCATCTACATGCTCGGCGCGGACCACCACGGCTACATCGCCCGGCTCAAGGCCGCCGCGTCGGCGATGGGCCACGACCCGGACGTGGTCGAGGTGCTGATCGGCCAGCTGGTGAACCTGGTCAGCGACGGCAAGCCGGTCCGGATGAGCAAGCGCGCCGGCACGGTGATCACGATGGAGGACCTGGTCGAGGCCGTCGGCGTGGACGCCGCGCGGTACGAGCTGACCCGCTACTCGGTGGACTCCTCTTTGGACATCGACCTCGACCTGCTGCGCAAGAGCAGCGACGAGAACCCGGTGTACTACGTGCAGTACGCGCACGCCCGGCTCGCCTCGCTGCAGCGCAACGCCGCGGAACTCGGACTGGAGTACCGCGACGACGCCGACTTCGGGCTGCTCACCCTCGACCGCGAGGGTGACCTGATCCGCACGATCGGGGAGTTCCCCACGGTCGTGCAGCGCGCCGCCGAGTTGCGGGAACCGCACCGGGTCGCGCGTTACCTGGAAAGCCTGGCCGGCGCGTTCCACAAGTTCTACGCCGTCGCGCAGGTCCTCCCCAAGGGCGACGAACAGGCCACGCCGCTCACCTTCGCGCGGCTCGCCCTGTGCGAGGCGGCGCGCCAGGTGTTCGCCAACGGTCTCGCCCTGCTCGGTGTCTCCGCTCCGGAACGGATGTAA
- a CDS encoding DUF305 domain-containing protein, translating to MAGEDESPAADRPGPRPVVIGATVVVVLLVGAVLGMFLTQLALRPDSSATPAAGSVEAGFAQDMSVHHLQAVTMASWERDHTTDPELKQLAFDIESTQREQVGRMKGWLMLWGQPEQATGAPMSWMTSDAGHGHMAMAPTTAAAGGSDGAVMPGMATNTELAKLRSLSGRELDVYFLQLMLRHHQGGTEMAQYAHDHTTVAAVKALTQSILTSQGAEMTQMRTMLTARGAQPLPYP from the coding sequence ATGGCCGGCGAAGACGAGTCCCCGGCGGCGGACCGCCCGGGTCCCCGGCCGGTCGTCATCGGCGCGACGGTGGTCGTGGTGCTGCTGGTCGGTGCGGTGCTGGGGATGTTCCTGACGCAGCTCGCCCTGCGGCCGGACTCGTCGGCGACACCGGCCGCCGGGTCGGTGGAGGCCGGGTTCGCGCAGGACATGTCGGTGCACCACCTGCAGGCGGTGACGATGGCGAGCTGGGAGCGGGACCACACCACCGACCCGGAACTCAAGCAGCTCGCATTCGACATCGAGTCCACGCAGCGCGAACAGGTCGGCCGGATGAAGGGCTGGCTCATGCTGTGGGGCCAGCCGGAGCAGGCCACCGGCGCGCCGATGTCCTGGATGACCTCCGACGCGGGGCACGGCCACATGGCGATGGCGCCGACGACGGCCGCCGCGGGCGGGTCCGACGGGGCGGTGATGCCCGGGATGGCCACCAACACGGAGCTGGCCAAGCTGCGGTCGCTGTCCGGTCGTGAGCTGGACGTGTACTTCCTGCAGCTGATGCTGCGGCACCACCAGGGCGGCACGGAGATGGCGCAGTACGCGCACGACCACACCACGGTGGCGGCGGTCAAGGCGCTGACCCAGAGCATCCTCACCTCCCAGGGCGCGGAGATGACGCAGATGCGGACGATGCTCACCGCGCGTGGCGCGCAGCCGCTCCCCTACCCCTGA
- a CDS encoding CGNR zinc finger domain-containing protein, with protein MPAEFPDFRLGSVLATSFTGTLSERYGNPVERIPTPQRLVDWLAVNGLAVASCTSAQLELARELRESIHAAATAAAMQEALPASPVRVINDRSAQGRAAAVLTPDGSRRWQLSSPSSVEDALGVIAADAISIIAGERDGRLALCASPTCRAAFFDTSQSRTRKWCDMNTCGNRQKKARFIAKQRTNPEPAK; from the coding sequence ATGCCCGCCGAGTTCCCCGACTTCCGCCTCGGTAGCGTGCTGGCGACGAGCTTCACGGGGACTTTGTCGGAGCGTTACGGCAACCCGGTGGAGCGCATTCCCACCCCGCAGCGGCTCGTCGACTGGCTGGCGGTGAACGGCCTCGCCGTGGCGTCCTGCACCAGTGCGCAGCTCGAACTCGCCCGGGAACTGCGGGAGTCGATCCACGCCGCCGCGACGGCGGCCGCGATGCAGGAGGCTCTTCCTGCCTCTCCGGTCCGGGTCATCAACGACCGCAGCGCTCAGGGCCGGGCCGCGGCTGTCCTGACGCCCGACGGCAGCCGGCGATGGCAGCTCAGCTCGCCTTCCTCGGTGGAGGATGCCCTCGGCGTGATCGCCGCGGACGCGATCAGCATCATCGCGGGCGAACGAGACGGTCGACTGGCCCTGTGCGCCTCGCCGACCTGCCGGGCCGCCTTCTTCGACACCAGCCAGAGCCGCACCCGCAAGTGGTGCGACATGAACACGTGCGGGAATCGGCAGAAGAAAGCGCGTTTCATCGCCAAGCAGCGCACGAACCCCGAACCGGCGAAGTGA
- a CDS encoding epoxide hydrolase family protein yields MPTDVHAFEARATDADLDDLRARLAAARLPEAETVHGAAPGPARWDQGVPLADLADVVNYWRTGYDWRSFEKRLDRIGQFRTTIDDLGIHFLHRRSARADATPLILTHGWPGSVAEFVDVVDELADPENADAPAFHVVVPSLPGFGYSDKPATTGWGTEKIAAAWVELMGRLGYDKFLAHGGDWGGVITTLLGGRFPEHVLGIHTTFAAGPPGFTTDGLTALEREWVEHTRDFWHHRAAYAKQQATRPQTVGYSLVDSPVGLLAWILDKFAEWSDTEDSPFETISRDRVLDDVTLYWQTRTGASAARIYYESHNSLDPDLRVDVPSAITTYPRNIEKYPRPWARERYRQIVRWRSPETGGHFPSLEVPEYFVKDLQEGLAAVLAANR; encoded by the coding sequence ATGCCCACCGACGTACACGCGTTTGAAGCCCGTGCCACTGACGCTGACCTCGACGATCTGCGTGCGCGACTCGCCGCGGCGCGGCTACCGGAAGCCGAGACGGTCCACGGCGCCGCGCCCGGCCCGGCCCGATGGGACCAGGGCGTGCCGCTCGCCGACCTCGCCGATGTCGTGAACTACTGGCGCACCGGGTACGACTGGCGCTCGTTCGAAAAGCGACTCGACCGCATCGGGCAGTTCCGCACGACCATCGATGATCTGGGAATCCACTTCCTGCACCGCCGATCCGCGCGCGCAGACGCCACTCCGCTGATCTTGACGCACGGGTGGCCGGGCAGCGTCGCCGAGTTCGTCGACGTCGTGGACGAGCTGGCAGACCCGGAAAACGCGGACGCACCGGCGTTCCACGTCGTGGTTCCGTCGCTACCGGGCTTCGGCTACAGCGACAAGCCGGCCACCACCGGATGGGGAACCGAGAAGATCGCGGCCGCCTGGGTGGAACTGATGGGACGGCTCGGCTACGACAAGTTCCTCGCTCACGGCGGCGACTGGGGCGGTGTCATCACCACGCTGCTCGGCGGCCGGTTCCCGGAGCACGTTCTCGGCATCCACACGACGTTCGCGGCGGGACCGCCCGGGTTCACCACGGACGGACTGACGGCGCTCGAACGCGAGTGGGTCGAGCACACCCGCGATTTCTGGCACCACCGCGCCGCGTACGCGAAGCAGCAGGCGACCCGGCCGCAGACCGTCGGCTACTCGCTCGTCGACTCACCGGTCGGGCTTCTCGCCTGGATCCTGGACAAGTTCGCCGAATGGTCGGACACCGAGGACAGCCCGTTCGAGACGATCTCCCGGGACCGGGTTCTCGACGACGTGACCCTGTACTGGCAGACGCGGACCGGCGCATCGGCGGCGCGCATCTACTACGAAAGCCACAACTCGCTCGACCCCGACCTCCGGGTCGACGTCCCATCGGCGATCACCACTTATCCCCGCAACATCGAGAAGTACCCGCGCCCCTGGGCACGGGAGCGGTACCGCCAGATCGTCCGATGGCGGTCCCCCGAAACCGGAGGGCATTTCCCGTCGCTGGAGGTTCCCGAGTACTTCGTCAAGGATCTGCAAGAGGGCCTCGCGGCGGTGTTGGCCGCCAATCGGTGA
- a CDS encoding DUF3105 domain-containing protein, translated as MASGTKKKGAPKKGSVTAARGSVVSKKGVPWGTIISVVAVVALAAVVVTYYLVQSAPKRALASWAPTADNPDPSLKISGIVTAQYQGSVHVLPTERVAYDHSPPFGGPHDGYWAACNGIVYPKAVRTENMVHSLEHGAVWIAYNPDQVTGDALNTLKGKVEGKPYTMMSPYPGLDKPVSLQSWGHQLKVDSAGDQRIDEFIAALRTNQNTYPEVGASCDALGPGAFDPDNPPPFDPAPPGPDAKPMNYQGSTGTQQDSGMPPAPAPTS; from the coding sequence ATGGCCAGCGGCACGAAGAAGAAGGGCGCACCGAAGAAGGGCAGCGTGACGGCTGCCCGCGGTTCGGTGGTGTCCAAGAAGGGCGTGCCCTGGGGCACGATCATCTCGGTGGTCGCGGTCGTCGCGCTGGCCGCCGTGGTGGTCACCTACTACCTGGTCCAGTCGGCGCCCAAGCGCGCGCTGGCGAGCTGGGCGCCGACCGCGGACAACCCGGACCCGTCGCTGAAGATCTCCGGCATCGTCACCGCGCAGTACCAGGGCAGCGTGCACGTCCTGCCGACCGAGCGGGTGGCCTACGACCACTCGCCGCCCTTCGGCGGCCCGCACGACGGCTACTGGGCGGCGTGCAACGGCATCGTCTACCCGAAGGCGGTGCGCACCGAGAACATGGTGCACTCGCTCGAGCACGGCGCGGTGTGGATCGCCTACAACCCGGACCAGGTCACCGGTGACGCGCTGAACACGCTCAAGGGCAAGGTCGAGGGCAAGCCGTACACGATGATGTCGCCCTACCCGGGGCTGGACAAGCCGGTGTCGCTCCAGTCGTGGGGGCACCAGCTCAAGGTCGACTCGGCCGGCGACCAGCGCATCGACGAGTTCATCGCGGCCCTGCGAACCAACCAGAACACCTATCCGGAGGTCGGTGCCTCGTGCGACGCGCTCGGCCCGGGCGCGTTCGACCCGGACAACCCGCCGCCGTTCGACCCGGCCCCGCCGGGACCGGACGCCAAGCCGATGAACTACCAGGGCTCGACGGGCACGCAGCAGGACTCGGGCATGCCGCCGGCCCCGGCGCCGACGTCCTGA
- a CDS encoding DUF6297 family protein, which translates to MIDDRVTVWLCALLGVGFLSVPVTHVQELRAQFLGAGAPPHWAGAAVLAVSVLLAGWSLVRKRFAWADPAWLTWSDFDGSRTRVLYHRLLRVWAARFAVVAYLTVVVGLLLGMSWPVAQASVFVLAAGAALVVAWPGVHSGRADLVRRFRERMVRRTAWAFLDPWALLPSGRAVAWRAVLSGRLLVVRFVVAGMLARGRSLPVALALVAVAALAHVLFPAVDPAWWLGLGAYGAGMPFAGGLAALTRSRGLRRWVGHSDREIRVTAAVVLMLFMAAWAGLAVALGVSLTGHGALALVVAAAAVVRTVTRSGMDFGNLGVTSVAGILMPVGLLVQTLHGPDLLVICLLLLGTGALLAVPVSLALSAAATIGFRTPRPG; encoded by the coding sequence GTGATCGACGACCGGGTGACCGTGTGGTTGTGCGCGCTGCTGGGCGTGGGTTTTCTCAGTGTGCCGGTGACCCACGTGCAGGAACTTCGTGCCCAATTCCTCGGCGCGGGTGCGCCGCCGCATTGGGCGGGGGCCGCGGTGCTCGCGGTGAGCGTGCTGCTCGCTGGTTGGTCGTTGGTCCGCAAACGGTTCGCGTGGGCCGACCCGGCATGGTTGACCTGGTCGGACTTCGACGGGTCTCGCACGCGGGTCCTGTATCACCGGCTTCTGCGCGTCTGGGCAGCGCGGTTCGCCGTCGTCGCCTACCTGACCGTGGTCGTCGGGCTGCTGCTCGGCATGTCCTGGCCGGTCGCTCAGGCTTCGGTGTTCGTGCTGGCGGCGGGCGCAGCGCTCGTCGTCGCCTGGCCCGGTGTCCATTCCGGGCGCGCCGATCTGGTGCGCCGCTTTCGCGAGCGGATGGTGCGGCGGACGGCATGGGCGTTCCTGGATCCGTGGGCGCTGCTGCCGTCCGGTCGAGCAGTGGCGTGGCGCGCCGTGCTGAGCGGACGCCTGCTCGTCGTGCGGTTCGTGGTCGCCGGGATGCTCGCGCGAGGCCGGTCACTGCCCGTGGCCCTGGCGCTGGTGGCCGTCGCGGCACTTGCGCACGTGCTGTTCCCGGCGGTCGATCCGGCGTGGTGGTTGGGCTTGGGTGCCTACGGTGCAGGGATGCCGTTCGCGGGCGGGCTCGCCGCACTGACCCGCTCGCGCGGGCTGAGGCGGTGGGTCGGCCACAGCGACCGGGAGATCCGCGTGACCGCGGCCGTCGTGCTGATGCTGTTCATGGCCGCCTGGGCAGGCTTGGCCGTGGCGCTGGGTGTCTCACTGACCGGCCACGGCGCACTTGCCCTCGTCGTGGCGGCGGCCGCCGTCGTCCGCACGGTCACCAGATCCGGTATGGACTTCGGCAATCTTGGCGTCACATCGGTCGCGGGCATCCTGATGCCGGTAGGTCTGCTGGTCCAAACGCTGCACGGGCCGGACCTACTGGTGATCTGCCTGCTCTTGCTCGGCACAGGTGCTCTGCTCGCCGTCCCCGTCTCTCTCGCACTGTCGGCCGCGGCGACGATCGGGTTCCGCACGCCACGGCCTGGGTAG
- a CDS encoding DUF664 domain-containing protein: MDERAMLTGSGAVPALSLLGLIRHLTGVQRAWFTALCGADLAVDGADP, translated from the coding sequence GTGGACGAGCGCGCGATGCTGACCGGCTCCGGCGCCGTGCCGGCCCTTTCGCTCCTCGGCCTGATCCGCCACCTGACCGGTGTCCAGCGCGCATGGTTCACGGCGTTGTGCGGTGCGGACCTCGCCGTCGACGGCGCCGATCCCTGA
- a CDS encoding ABC transporter ATP-binding protein, whose product MTIVTEQLGVAVGGEWLFKSLDLSVNPGECLAVTGTNGSGKSTLLGCLYGTRMPSEGSVTVGGKQPDEHSPAFRRRVSVLLEDSALFDELSPRQHLHLLRTFPGARPEPDDLLAWAGLDHRADVPAGQLSAGQRRRLLLLGCIARPHEVLLLDEPERALDAAGREWLTELVRGSLAAGAAVVVVSHHDPLVDAVAAAVVRLS is encoded by the coding sequence GTGACGATTGTGACCGAACAGCTCGGCGTCGCCGTGGGGGGCGAATGGCTCTTCAAGAGCCTGGACCTGTCGGTGAATCCCGGTGAGTGCCTCGCGGTCACCGGCACGAACGGGTCCGGCAAGTCCACTCTGCTCGGCTGCCTCTACGGGACGCGGATGCCATCGGAAGGCTCGGTGACCGTGGGCGGTAAGCAACCCGACGAGCACTCGCCCGCGTTTCGGCGCCGCGTTTCGGTGCTGCTTGAGGACTCGGCGCTGTTCGATGAGCTGAGCCCGCGCCAGCACCTCCATCTGTTGCGCACCTTCCCCGGTGCCCGACCCGAACCCGATGACCTGCTTGCGTGGGCAGGTCTGGATCACCGCGCCGACGTGCCTGCCGGGCAGCTATCTGCCGGCCAGCGGCGTCGTTTGCTCCTGCTGGGCTGCATCGCCCGGCCACACGAGGTCCTGCTGCTGGACGAACCTGAACGCGCTCTCGACGCAGCGGGGCGCGAGTGGCTCACGGAGCTCGTGCGCGGCAGCCTTGCCGCGGGTGCCGCTGTCGTCGTGGTGAGCCATCACGACCCGCTGGTTGACGCGGTCGCCGCAGCGGTGGTGCGGCTCTCGTGA